A genomic segment from Flavobacterium litorale encodes:
- a CDS encoding acetyltransferase yields the protein MEQIIIIGAGGHAAEIDEYLAHANTLNNKVKYKLVGLIDDNAASYNAYKFSAPYLGAIKNHEINSNCHYVMGIANLKFRKIIIEDFIVKGAAFATFVHPLAYVSPSATIGQGVVIAPYVNVGPNVVIGNFTLINSRASMGHDSKVGDFNFISPNVCFSGFTTIGNENLFGINSASIPQITIGDRNKIAAGMIVERNIDNDTTYFHRFKEKVLAIPKA from the coding sequence ATGGAACAAATAATAATTATAGGTGCTGGGGGGCATGCTGCCGAAATAGATGAATATTTGGCACACGCTAATACACTTAATAATAAAGTTAAATATAAACTGGTTGGTCTTATTGATGATAATGCTGCTAGTTACAATGCCTATAAATTTTCGGCACCTTATTTAGGAGCTATAAAAAACCACGAAATAAATAGTAATTGCCATTACGTAATGGGTATTGCAAACCTAAAATTTCGAAAAATTATAATAGAAGATTTTATTGTTAAAGGAGCTGCTTTTGCAACATTTGTGCACCCGTTAGCCTATGTTTCCCCTTCGGCAACTATAGGGCAAGGTGTAGTAATTGCACCGTATGTAAATGTAGGGCCTAACGTAGTTATTGGTAATTTTACATTAATTAATTCGCGTGCCAGTATGGGGCACGATAGTAAAGTAGGCGATTTTAATTTTATTAGTCCCAACGTTTGTTTTTCTGGTTTTACCACTATTGGTAACGAAAATTTGTTCGGTATCAATTCGGCATCAATACCACAAATTACAATAGGAGATAGAAATAAAATTGCTGCGGGCATGATTGTAGAACGCAATATTGATAACGATACTACCTATTTTCATAGATTTAAAGAAAAGGTGTTAGCAATACCAAAAGCTTAG
- a CDS encoding DegT/DnrJ/EryC1/StrS family aminotransferase encodes MELSKIWLSSPHMGGKEQEYVKEAFDTNWVAPLGPNVNGFEKDIETYLKEPVYVGALSSGTAALHIGLILMGVQAGDEVLCQSMTFSASANPILYLGATPIFVDSEADTWNICPNALEDAIKDRIAKGKKPKAIVAVHLYGMPFKADEIVAISQKYEIPVLEDSAEALGSTYKGQKCGTFGDIGVLSFNGNKIITTSGGGALVTSKKEWRDKAVFLSTQARDNAPHYQHSEVGYNYRMSNICAGIGRGQMEVLDAHIAKRRDMHAFYANLFADNDAVTIFEEPADDYFSNHWLTSILIDSDKTNGRTREDLRLALDAKNIESRPLWKPMHMQPVFEKYPFYGNNISEKLFEDGLCLPSGSNLTDEDRARIKEAIISFF; translated from the coding sequence ATGGAATTAAGTAAAATATGGCTTTCATCTCCACACATGGGAGGTAAAGAACAAGAGTACGTAAAAGAAGCGTTTGATACCAACTGGGTAGCACCACTAGGACCAAATGTTAACGGTTTTGAGAAAGATATTGAAACCTACCTTAAAGAACCTGTTTATGTTGGAGCTTTAAGCTCTGGTACTGCTGCTTTGCACATAGGCTTGATTTTAATGGGAGTACAGGCGGGCGACGAGGTACTTTGTCAGAGTATGACTTTTTCGGCATCGGCAAATCCAATTCTGTACCTAGGCGCTACACCTATTTTTGTAGATAGCGAAGCTGATACTTGGAATATTTGTCCGAATGCACTTGAAGATGCAATTAAAGATAGGATTGCCAAAGGAAAAAAACCAAAAGCTATAGTTGCTGTACATTTATATGGTATGCCATTTAAGGCAGATGAGATTGTAGCTATTTCTCAGAAATATGAAATCCCCGTTTTAGAGGATAGTGCAGAAGCGTTAGGTAGCACTTATAAGGGACAGAAGTGCGGTACTTTTGGCGATATAGGAGTGCTTTCATTTAACGGTAACAAGATTATAACTACCTCTGGTGGCGGAGCACTTGTAACGTCCAAAAAGGAATGGCGAGATAAAGCCGTTTTTCTATCAACACAAGCAAGAGATAATGCACCACATTACCAGCATAGTGAAGTAGGGTATAATTACAGAATGAGCAATATATGTGCAGGTATAGGCAGAGGGCAAATGGAAGTATTAGATGCTCATATTGCAAAAAGAAGAGATATGCATGCTTTTTATGCTAATTTGTTTGCAGATAATGATGCTGTAACTATATTTGAAGAACCAGCGGATGATTATTTTTCTAATCACTGGCTAACTAGTATACTGATAGATTCTGATAAGACAAACGGTCGTACAAGAGAAGATTTACGTTTAGCTTTAGATGCAAAAAACATAGAGTCAAGACCTCTTTGGAAACCAATGCATATGCAACCTGTTTTTGAAAAATATCCGTTTTACGGAAATAACATATCCGAAAAGTTATTTGAAGATGGTTTATGCTTACCATCAGGTTCAAATTTAACAGATGAGGACAGGGCACGTATAAAGGAAGCCATAATATCTTTCTTTTAA
- a CDS encoding polysaccharide biosynthesis protein — protein MEKKFKKKSLDAVEKAVNDTKIWKLFDNLGYLPRWIILVIDVFVICITGVLSYVLIHRTGVLYINPKLYIVSVPVYLLISITTFRVFRTYSGIIRHSSYIDAVKIFFSQFTAAFLLLAFNSMYKSLTGDLVFLNIGILINAVFSFTSLFLYRVLIKQFFENYLNQTKKQHLAKAIIYGTDANAIAVANALKSEVPGRFKLVGFIDKYSQNKSKMILGLPILQHKKKTSTLMRVFGAQALIIADKSLTKDEKLTIVDECLDFNYKVYTVPLVSDWEDEKEISKKIKNFQIQDLLERKPIVLDNNSISSQLKNKTVLITGAAGSIGSEIVRQVVQFNPKCVVMLDQAETPLHNLGLEISKMEVKSESVTVIGDVKNRIELNEIFKRYNPDVVYHAAAYKHVPLMEGNPSQAVFVNVSGTKNVADLACEYQVDSFVMVSTDKAVNPSNVMGASKRIAEKYVQSLHNKLLAENKTHTKFITTRFGNVLGSNGSVVPLFTRQIENGGPITLTHPDIIRYFMTIPEACQLVLEAGAMGKGGEIYIFDMGKPVKIIDLAKKMIRLAGFIPDKDIMIKIVGLRPGEKLYEELLNDTSKTLPTHHEKIMIAQEVYDDFSHLEYLTADLIEAASTYSGIEVVSKMKAIVPEFISMNSAFQSLDKSTVD, from the coding sequence GTGGAAAAGAAATTTAAAAAGAAATCATTAGATGCCGTTGAAAAAGCAGTTAATGATACAAAAATCTGGAAGCTTTTTGACAATCTAGGCTATTTACCGCGCTGGATTATCCTTGTAATAGATGTATTTGTTATCTGTATTACGGGTGTCCTATCGTACGTTTTAATACACAGAACAGGTGTTTTATACATAAACCCTAAGTTATATATAGTAAGTGTACCAGTTTATCTTCTTATAAGTATTACAACTTTCCGTGTATTCAGGACCTATTCGGGTATAATTAGGCACTCATCATATATTGATGCCGTAAAAATATTTTTCTCACAGTTTACAGCAGCTTTTTTATTACTTGCTTTTAATAGCATGTACAAATCGCTTACTGGCGATTTGGTATTCCTAAATATAGGTATACTCATTAATGCAGTTTTCTCGTTTACAAGTTTATTCTTGTACAGAGTTTTAATTAAGCAGTTTTTTGAAAACTACCTTAATCAAACAAAAAAACAACACCTTGCCAAAGCCATCATTTATGGTACAGATGCTAATGCCATTGCAGTAGCTAACGCCCTAAAATCGGAAGTGCCAGGGAGGTTTAAATTAGTAGGTTTTATTGATAAGTACAGCCAGAATAAATCGAAAATGATTTTAGGCTTACCCATTCTACAACACAAAAAGAAAACGTCTACACTTATGCGTGTGTTTGGTGCTCAGGCATTAATTATTGCAGATAAGAGCCTTACTAAAGACGAAAAACTTACCATTGTAGATGAATGTTTAGACTTTAATTATAAAGTTTATACCGTTCCTTTAGTATCCGATTGGGAAGATGAGAAAGAAATCTCTAAAAAGATTAAAAACTTCCAAATTCAGGATTTATTAGAGCGTAAACCTATCGTACTTGATAATAATTCGATATCAAGCCAACTAAAAAATAAAACAGTACTAATAACAGGAGCAGCAGGCTCCATAGGTAGCGAAATTGTACGCCAAGTTGTTCAATTTAATCCCAAATGTGTCGTAATGCTCGACCAGGCAGAAACACCACTCCACAACCTTGGTCTTGAAATAAGCAAGATGGAAGTTAAGTCAGAGTCAGTTACTGTTATTGGAGATGTTAAAAACAGGATAGAATTAAACGAAATTTTTAAACGTTACAACCCAGATGTCGTATATCATGCGGCAGCATATAAGCACGTTCCGTTAATGGAAGGGAACCCTTCGCAAGCCGTCTTTGTAAACGTATCAGGTACTAAAAACGTTGCTGATCTTGCTTGTGAGTATCAGGTGGATAGCTTTGTAATGGTATCTACAGATAAAGCTGTAAACCCTAGTAACGTAATGGGAGCAAGCAAAAGGATAGCCGAAAAATATGTACAATCTTTACACAACAAGTTATTAGCAGAAAATAAAACACATACTAAATTTATTACAACACGCTTTGGTAACGTGTTGGGTTCTAATGGTTCGGTAGTGCCGTTGTTTACTAGACAAATAGAAAACGGAGGACCTATAACGCTTACGCATCCTGATATTATTAGGTATTTTATGACGATACCTGAAGCTTGCCAGCTTGTATTAGAGGCAGGTGCTATGGGCAAAGGTGGCGAAATTTACATTTTTGATATGGGTAAACCTGTTAAGATTATAGACCTTGCTAAAAAGATGATTCGATTGGCAGGCTTTATACCAGATAAGGACATCATGATAAAAATTGTGGGTTTACGACCAGGTGAAAAACTTTATGAGGAATTGCTTAATGATACCTCTAAAACATTGCCTACGCACCATGAAAAAATAATGATAGCACAAGAGGTATACGATGATTTTTCACATTTAGAATACCTTACTGCTGATTTGATAGAAGCTGCCTCAACTTATTCGGGTATCGAGGTAGTTTCAAAAATGAAAGCTATTGTACCAGAGTTTATAAGTATGAACTCTGCTTTCCAGTCGCTGGATAAGAGTACAGTAGACTAA
- a CDS encoding polysaccharide biosynthesis/export family protein, producing MIKKAIVFLTILLTLNSCVSNKKIIYFNDTSNTENNKEGGILEYQNVLRPDDKLIITVTADEPSLAAPFNLVYLTLQSNQMTNINNNDALISYLVDQNGYIDLAGIGKVKLAGLTRIEAEAKIKKLLEKQLTNPVVNLRVINFKVSVMGEVSRPGPVEVTGDRITILEALSSAGDMTIYGKRKDIIVIREDEGVTSINTVDITDANIVNSPFYYLNHNDVVYVKPNKTRVNSSVIGPNLTVAISALSLIVTIIALSTR from the coding sequence ATGATAAAAAAAGCAATAGTTTTTCTTACTATACTACTTACTTTAAATTCTTGTGTTTCGAATAAAAAAATCATTTACTTTAATGATACTTCAAATACGGAAAACAACAAAGAGGGTGGTATTCTAGAATATCAAAATGTATTACGACCAGATGATAAACTTATCATTACTGTTACTGCCGATGAACCTTCTTTAGCAGCTCCATTTAACCTTGTTTACCTTACCCTACAAAGTAACCAAATGACTAACATCAATAATAATGATGCGCTTATAAGTTACTTGGTAGACCAAAATGGATATATAGATTTAGCAGGTATTGGTAAAGTAAAACTGGCAGGTTTAACACGTATTGAAGCTGAAGCTAAGATTAAGAAACTACTTGAAAAGCAACTTACAAATCCTGTTGTGAATTTAAGAGTAATCAACTTTAAAGTTTCTGTAATGGGTGAGGTTTCCCGACCAGGACCTGTAGAGGTTACGGGTGATAGAATTACAATTCTTGAAGCGTTGAGTAGTGCTGGAGATATGACCATTTATGGTAAAAGAAAAGACATTATTGTTATACGCGAAGATGAAGGAGTAACATCTATTAATACTGTTGATATAACAGATGCAAACATTGTAAATAGTCCCTTTTACTACCTTAATCATAACGATGTGGTGTATGTAAAACCGAATAAAACAAGAGTAAACTCATCTGTGATAGGGCCTAACCTAACGGTTGCAATATCAGCTTTGTCATTAATTGTTACTATAATTGCTTTAAGCACAAGATAA
- a CDS encoding GumC family protein, whose amino-acid sequence MQKENNNFKEELDSNFNLKDVFFRYLRKWPWFVLGVTSFILLAFIYLRYSIPKYSASAIIMVKDDKKGGMVSELASLSEMDMMGGIKSTVDNEIEIIKSRTIIEYTVRDLDLNLRYIRKGTVKAVDLYKKSPIKVILSDEDAVTNSSQFRVLYKGGSNFTLFDTEDNELGTYKFGQVINHKNGNYTVVNQTEGKEGFDVTFFIEPILKVTQRYKSKLNVKLVSERTSVVQLSIVDAVKIRAEDFLNTLIANYNKDAKRDKSLVFQNTADFIDDRLDLIMKELGDVEKQGELYKKKNRVTDIISESGLFLQNASEFEKSFIETETQLRIVKSLRDFVLSASDTELIPANILAPTAVDATAASSLIEEYNALMLQRNKKAQGATEENRIIIQLDQQLASLKENVIANLDRLKNTLNIRRQDLEQQQQKLLGKISDIPTQQREYKSILRQQNLKEAIFVYLLQKREETAISLASTAPNAKIIDPALAADIPVSPKAKLIYMAAIILGCIIPFGIIYIRDLLDTKLHGYRDIKNLSIPFLGDVPRTESSNELISMNSRSSTAESLRIIRTNLEFMLGQVPEGNAKTIFVTSTIPKEGKTFISVNLAATIALSGKKVMLIGMDIRNPKLDEYISLPSKGLSNYLSTSGTTLDSYIVKQPGFDSFDVLPPGIIPPNPAELLMNPKIGELFSRLNEEYDYVVVDTAPVSLVTDTLVIAKYADSVVYVARDGYLDKQMLSIPQSLYEDKKLPNMAILLNDTHQKSGYGYGYGYGYGYGYGYGYGYGVEVKKRTILDKILGRNKQ is encoded by the coding sequence ATGCAAAAGGAAAATAATAATTTCAAGGAAGAGCTGGATTCTAACTTTAATCTTAAAGATGTATTTTTTAGGTATTTGCGCAAGTGGCCATGGTTTGTACTTGGTGTAACATCGTTTATCTTATTAGCTTTTATATATTTACGCTATAGTATTCCTAAGTATAGTGCTTCTGCAATTATTATGGTTAAGGATGATAAAAAAGGAGGTATGGTGTCAGAGCTCGCTTCTTTAAGTGAAATGGATATGATGGGCGGTATTAAAAGCACCGTTGATAATGAAATTGAAATTATTAAATCTCGTACAATTATAGAGTATACTGTAAGAGATTTGGATTTAAACTTGCGTTATATACGAAAAGGAACAGTTAAAGCAGTTGATTTATATAAAAAATCTCCAATAAAAGTAATTCTTTCAGATGAAGATGCTGTTACCAACAGTTCACAATTTAGAGTATTGTATAAAGGAGGTAGTAATTTTACACTTTTTGATACAGAAGATAATGAGTTAGGGACGTATAAATTTGGTCAGGTTATAAACCACAAGAATGGTAATTATACTGTAGTTAACCAAACTGAAGGTAAAGAAGGTTTTGATGTTACTTTTTTTATAGAACCAATACTTAAAGTAACACAAAGATATAAGAGCAAGCTTAATGTAAAGCTTGTTAGTGAGCGTACCAGTGTTGTTCAGTTATCTATAGTAGATGCCGTAAAAATTCGTGCGGAAGACTTTTTGAATACGCTTATTGCAAACTACAATAAGGATGCTAAACGTGATAAAAGTTTAGTTTTCCAAAATACTGCCGATTTTATAGATGACAGGCTTGACCTTATAATGAAAGAGCTTGGTGATGTTGAAAAACAAGGTGAACTTTACAAAAAGAAAAATCGTGTTACAGATATAATTTCTGAAAGTGGATTGTTTTTACAAAATGCTTCAGAATTTGAAAAGAGCTTTATAGAGACTGAAACACAACTACGCATTGTTAAATCGTTGCGAGATTTTGTATTATCTGCATCAGACACAGAGTTAATTCCAGCAAATATTTTAGCACCTACTGCCGTAGATGCAACAGCAGCTTCCTCCTTAATAGAGGAGTATAATGCTCTAATGCTTCAGAGAAATAAAAAAGCCCAAGGTGCCACTGAAGAAAATAGGATTATTATTCAGCTAGACCAGCAATTGGCATCGTTAAAGGAAAATGTTATTGCCAATTTAGATAGGCTAAAAAATACCTTAAATATAAGGCGACAGGATCTTGAGCAACAACAGCAAAAGCTTTTAGGTAAAATATCAGATATACCAACACAACAAAGAGAATATAAATCTATTCTGCGTCAGCAAAACTTAAAAGAGGCTATATTTGTTTACTTACTGCAAAAAAGAGAAGAAACAGCCATATCATTGGCATCTACAGCTCCTAATGCTAAAATTATAGATCCCGCTCTCGCTGCCGATATACCCGTATCTCCAAAGGCAAAACTAATCTATATGGCAGCAATCATATTGGGCTGCATTATTCCTTTCGGCATAATCTACATTAGGGATCTTTTAGATACCAAGTTACATGGATACAGGGATATTAAAAACCTTTCAATACCCTTTTTAGGTGATGTTCCAAGAACAGAGTCTAGTAATGAGTTGATTAGCATGAATAGTCGATCGAGTACTGCGGAGTCTCTTAGAATTATAAGAACTAACTTAGAGTTTATGCTAGGTCAGGTTCCAGAGGGCAATGCTAAAACAATATTCGTTACCTCAACCATACCAAAAGAAGGTAAAACCTTTATATCAGTTAATCTTGCCGCTACAATTGCATTGTCAGGTAAAAAAGTAATGCTTATAGGTATGGATATTAGAAACCCAAAACTGGATGAGTATATAAGTTTACCGTCTAAAGGATTGAGTAATTACCTATCTACTAGCGGAACAACACTAGATAGTTATATTGTTAAACAACCAGGGTTTGATAGCTTTGATGTATTACCGCCAGGGATTATACCTCCTAACCCTGCTGAGCTACTTATGAACCCTAAAATTGGAGAGCTGTTTAGCAGACTTAACGAGGAATATGATTATGTTGTGGTTGATACGGCACCAGTGAGTTTGGTAACAGATACTTTGGTAATTGCTAAATATGCAGACTCTGTTGTATACGTGGCTAGAGATGGCTACTTGGATAAGCAAATGCTTTCGATACCACAGTCGTTATATGAAGATAAGAAATTACCAAATATGGCAATTTTGCTTAATGATACACATCAAAAAAGTGGTTACGGGTATGGTTACGGCTACGGATATGGTTACGGGTATGGCTATGGCTATGGTTATGGAGTAGAAGTTAAGAAACGTACCATTTTAGATAAAATTTTAGGTAGAAATAAACAGTAA